In Mercurialis annua linkage group LG6, ddMerAnnu1.2, whole genome shotgun sequence, the following are encoded in one genomic region:
- the LOC126688054 gene encoding factor of DNA methylation 4-like, with the protein MSQQGESDDQLFVWPWVGIVANIPTRVQGGRRVGESGSKLRNELTRRGYEPVRANPLWNYHGHSGFAIVEFNRSWDGFKNAITFEKDFEFNHCGREDYFNLTHAYRGDRLFGWVARAQDYHSKGIVGENLRKNGDLKSVSGKEAEDKRKDLTLVSSLSSTLQMKDNRLKEMEIKYSETTSCLNKQVEEKDAIVLAYNEEIQKMQKVTRAQFAEISSEHQKARSCLEAQRVELEKREKELQQREFQNDIDNEKNKLEHEKKMNEMAILEQKKADESMLKLAEEQQTEKEKLRKKILDLEKKLDAKQALELEIERMKGALQVMKHMEGEDDENVHGKEKMDHLLQKLKDKEEELDMLESVNQALTVKERINNDVLQEARKEVLTGLREDRRANISIKRMGQLDSTPFHAAVKKKFPYQDTGLKSAELCSLWDEYLRDPSWHPFKVITDEAGNSKEIINEDDKKLKCLMNELGGEVCNAVIKALREINEYNPSGRYIVSEMWNYKANRKASLKEGVEYLLMQWKNQSRKRAFS; encoded by the exons ATGTCGCAACAAGGAGAAAGCGATGATCAGTTGTTTGTTTGGCCTTGGGTCGGAATTGTTGCTAACATTCCGACCAGGGTGCAAGGCGGTCGTCGTGTCGGTGAGAGTGGTTCCAAACTTAGGAATGAGCTGACCAGAAGGGGATATGAACCGGTCAGGGCGAATCCATTATGGAATTACCATGGTCATTCGGGGTTTGCAATTGTAGAGTTCAACAGAAGTTGGGATGGATTCAAGAATGCAATCACATTTGAGAAAGACTTTGAGTTTAATCATTGTGGCAGAGAGGATTATTTTAATCTTACTCATGCATATAGAGGTGATAGGTTATTCGGATGGGTTGCAAGAGCTCAAGATTATCACTCGAAAGGTATTGTTGGAGAGAATCTGAGAAAGAACGGAGATTTAAAAAGCGTTTCGGGCAAAGAAGCTGAGGATAAGAGGAAGGATTTGACATTGGTTTCGAGTTTGAGTAGTACTCTACAAATGAAGGACAATCGTCTTAAAGAAATGGAGATTAAATATTCGGAGACTACTTCATGTTTAAATAAGCAAGTTGAAGAGAAGGATGCTATAGTCTTAGCTTATAATGAAG AAATCCAAAAGATGCAGAAGGTCACACGTGCTCAGTTCGCGGAGATTTCTTCAGAACATCAGAAGGCTAGGAGCTGTCTCGAAGCTCAAAGAGTAGAACTGGAGAAACGCGAGAAGGAACTACAGCAGCGCGAGTTTCAGAATGACATTGACAATGAGAAAAATAAGCTTGAACACGAAAAGAAAATG AATGAGATGGCGATTCTGGAGCAGAAAAAGGCAGATGAAAGTATGCTAAAGCTAGCAGAGGAACAACAG ACTGAAAAAGAGAAACTTCGCAAGAAAATTCTTGATTTGGAAAAGAAACTTGATGCTAAACAAGCTTTGGAGTTGGAGATAGAGCGAATGAAGGGTGCTTTACAAGTAATGAAGCATATGGAGGGTGAGGATGATGAAAACGTGCATGGCAAGGAAAAGATGGATCATCTTCTGCAAAAGTTGAAGGATAAGGAAGAAGAACTTGATATGTTGGAATCTGTTAATCAAGCTCTTACTGTCAAAGAGCGGATAAACAATGATGTTTTGCAAGAAGCTCGCAAGGAAGTACTAACT GGTTTAAGGGAGGATCGTCGAGCCAATATTAGCATCAAGAGAATGGGACAGCTCGATAGTACACCATTCCATGCTGCAGTCAAGAAAAAGTTTCCTTATCAAGACACTGGTCTGAAATCAGCAGAGCTATGCTCACTATGGGATGAGTACCTGAGAGACCCGAGCTGGCATCCATTTAAGGTCATCACTGATGAAGCTGGAAACTCCAAG GAGATAATCAATGAAGATGATAAAAAACTGAAGTGTCTTATGAACGAACTTGGTGGTGAAGTTTGCAATGCTGTGATCAAAGCTTTGAGAGAAATTAATGAGTATAATCCAAGTGGAAGATACATAGTATCAGAGATGTGGAATTATAAGGCAAATCGAAAGGCATCGCTTAAGGAAGGAGTTGAATATTTATTGATGCAGTGGAAGAACCAGAGTCGAAAAAGAGCCTTCA GTTGA